The stretch of DNA ACGAAGTATGTGCAGAATTAGACGTGGCGAAAGGAACGGTTGAGCGCGCCTACGATATGCTCAAAGAAAATCAGATCGTAGAGGGCGTAAAAGGCAAAGGGTTTTACATCTGCTATACGCCAACAGGTAAGACGCTTCGTATTTTTCTGCTTTTCAATAAGTTAAGTGCGTACAAGAAAATTATTTACGACGCTTTCGTGGAAACCCTGGGCGCGGGTGCAGGCATCGACTTCTTTGTGTATAACAACGATTTTCGGCTGTTTCGTGAGTTGCTGATCAACCACGCCTACAATCATACCCATTATGTTATTATGCCGCACTTTCGCGAAGAGGGCGAGAAAGCATATGAGCTGATAAATGGCCTACCCAAGCATAAATTAGTGTTGATTGATCGGTTGGTAGAGGGCGTGCAAGGGCAGTACGGGGCCACTTTCCAGAATTTCGAGAAGAATATTTATCAGGCACTAACCGAAGCGTTGCCTATCCTGCGCAAGTATCATACGCTGAATCTGCTGTTCCCGCACTCCTCATATCACCCCAGAAGCATCCAAAGCGGCTTCTATAAATTTTGCTCCGAGTACGATTTCACCGCCAAAATCCTCCATAATATTCACGACGAAACTATCTGCCGGGGCAATGTTTATATCAATCTGATCGAGGAAGATTTGGTAGAGCTGATTCGAAAGATTAAGAACACATCGTATGATCTGGGGCAGGAAGTAGGCCTACTGTCGTATAACGATACGCCACTCAAGGAGTTTCTGCTCGATGGCATCACTGTGTTATCGACCGACTTTGCCCAGATGGGCCGAACCGCTGCACGATTAGTGTTGACTAACAGCCGCGAACACATCGAAAACGCATTCCGACTCATTGTTCGCAAATCGCTCTGATTTTCCGCACATAGAAAATATAAATTTTTATCGATATTATTATAAAATATAGGTAAGTATAGGAAAGTTGCCACGGCAGGGAAGATTTTATTTGAGTGGAAAAACAGGCGACTGTTTGCTTCCTCAACCTTATTTTAACCTGTCTGACTGATGAATTACTTTTCCAAACTAATGCTCCTGCTGGGAATAGCGGGCTGCTTACCCAGCCTAACTGAGGGTACTCCCTCACCGCACACTTCCCGAACCAACGGCCCTGTGCTGGCTTTGCCACTGACACGAACCTTCTCTATGCCAACCGGCAATGCGTCTGCCGAGATAACCGTAACGGGTAAAGTAGCTGATGAACAAGGAAATGGCCTGCCCGGCGTGAGCGTTGTGGTGAAGGGCACTACGCAGGGTACAACCACCGATGGTACGGGCAGTTTCCGAATTGCTGTGCCGAACACAGCCGCTACGTTGGTATTCAGCTTTGTAGGGTATGCCAGGCAGGAAATTGGGGTAGGCAACCAAACGGTCATCAACGTAACACTCTCCCCCGACGATCAAA from Spirosoma montaniterrae encodes:
- a CDS encoding GntR family transcriptional regulator, with the translated sequence MLYHLRVNDYSNTPKYQQLYNSVITGIENADILPGDKLPSIHEVCAELDVAKGTVERAYDMLKENQIVEGVKGKGFYICYTPTGKTLRIFLLFNKLSAYKKIIYDAFVETLGAGAGIDFFVYNNDFRLFRELLINHAYNHTHYVIMPHFREEGEKAYELINGLPKHKLVLIDRLVEGVQGQYGATFQNFEKNIYQALTEALPILRKYHTLNLLFPHSSYHPRSIQSGFYKFCSEYDFTAKILHNIHDETICRGNVYINLIEEDLVELIRKIKNTSYDLGQEVGLLSYNDTPLKEFLLDGITVLSTDFAQMGRTAARLVLTNSREHIENAFRLIVRKSL